Proteins encoded in a region of the Amyelois transitella isolate CPQ chromosome 9, ilAmyTran1.1, whole genome shotgun sequence genome:
- the LOC132902084 gene encoding uncharacterized protein LOC132902084 yields MPMRWSEEETKKLINLYKKYPFLWDSSDKMYTQTRARKLAYEQIIRGMNKPNLTIKDIRCKVKNLRTAYYQDLKKKSTFESLGKKYKSNLPWFTSLHGIMEVINKNKMTLQRETTEAEEEYESDDDDSIQIQSENDTLVVSIKQEFLDQMENREVSYCPIVSQYLEPIEVTDEPVKKKKKVNKRETIREDIDEFQSFVNSMAEQLRNMPLDKALNLQVEVQALIAKERIDALKNSEDDDEELVEFSTLILLVRCRRILTNFNKMAPNWTPQRLQQLFALLSENYEGLFDSSSTNSHRKLNKNTIKKIAEQLNISVDDLRHKYFNINNAYNTEVKKIEAAKKQGFFYRPTLHWFNEYKEVMEKFESIKRKGNDYLPVSKEVVSASDNMKEMEDSPQGESIESEQELFLEDEDTSTSDQPISDTIVVSIKQECIDAVKKNNWDVDFEEPKSVEPIDQLEFIPPPKPRKIAYVKKNMSKTRKLDSPLKGATDEFQMFADHIAEQLRNMTIDSARKMQSEIHIIFDEEGFPFYSPILDDM; encoded by the exons ATGCCTATGCGTTGGAGTGAAGAGGAAACCAAGAAACTCATAAATTTGTACAAGAAATATCCGTTTCTATGGGACAGTAGTGATAAAATGTATACACAAACACGAGCCAGAAAGTTAGCATATGAACAGATTATAAGGGGTATGAATAAACCAAACCTCACCATAAAAGATATTCGATGCAAAGTAAAGAACTTAAGGACGGCTTATTATCAAGATCTAAAGAAAAAGTCTACTTTCGAAAGTCTTggcaaaaaatacaaaagtaacTTGCCGTGGTTTACTAGTTTACATGGAATTATGGAGgtcattaacaaaaataaaatg aCACTACAGCGCGAGACTACAGAGGCTGAAGAAGAATATGAATCCGACGATGATGATAGCATACAAATACAATCCGAAAACGATACGCTCGTAGTGTCAATCAAACAAGAGTTTCTAGACCAGATGGAAAACAGAGAAGTGAGTTACTGTCCAATAGTCAGTCAATATTTGGAGCCTATAGAGGTTACCGACGAACCagttaagaagaaaaaaaaggttaataaGCGGGAAACAATTCGAGAAGACATCGATGAATTTCAGTCGTTTGTCAATAGTATGGCAGAGCAACTTAGGAATATGCCTTTAGATAAAGCCTTAAATTTACAAGTCGAGGTGCAAGCGTTAATCGCAAAGGAACGAATTGATGCCCTCAAAAATTCTGAAGATGACGATGAAGAACtagtagaat TTAGTAcgcttattttattagtacgGTGTCGACGTATTTTaacgaattttaataaaatggcGCCTAACTGGACCCCTCAAAGACTTCAACAGTTATTTGCACTGTTGTCAGAAAACTACGAGGGTTTATTTGATAGCTCCAGCACAAATTCGCACaggaagttaaataaaaatacaataaagaaaatagcTGAGCAATTAAACATTTCAGTCGATGATTTaagacataaatattttaatataaataatgcttACAACACAGAAGTTAAAAAGATAGAAGCAGCCAAAAAACAAGGATTCTTCTATAGACCTACTTTGCATTGGTTCAACGAGTATAAAGAAGTTATGGAAAAATTTGAATCTATTAAACGAAAAGGTAATGATTATCTGCCAGTGAGCAAAGAAGTTGTTAGCGCCAGCGATAATATGAAAGAAatg GAGGATTCTCCCCAAGGGGAAAGTATTGAATCGGAGCAAGAATTGTTTTTGGAAGACGAAGACACTTCGACATCAGATCAACCTATATCCGATACAATAGTCGTATCAATTAAACAAGAATGTATTGATGCAGTAAAGAAGAATAACTGGGATGTTGATTTTGAGGAACCAAAATCAGTCGAACCTATTGACCAATTAGAGTTTATCCCGCCTCCGAAGCCGAGAAAGATTGCATacgtaaagaaaaatatgagcAAAACACGTAAATTAGATAGTCCCTTGAAAGGTGCCACAGATGAGTTTCAGATGTTCGCTGACCACATCGCTGAGCAACTAAGAAATATGACAATTGATTCAGCTCGGAAAATGCAAAGCgaaattcatattattttcgATGAAGAAGGATTTCCGTTTTACAGCCCGATTTTGGATGACATGTGA